The DNA sequence ATGGATGTGAAATCTCCGCTTCCGTCTTTGGCTACGGTAATTTTTATGTAAGGATCATTTCCCGCAAAGAGAAAATTTGCCGTCGATATGAACAGAATTAAAAATAACTTTTTCATAAACTGGATTATTGTTTTTTAATGCAAAGATTTTTATGAAACCTCATAATTTTTAGAAAGCAAAGGCGAATAAAATTTACTTCGTGAAGCTGTGACGATAACTTTACTAAATCACTTCGTTGATTCATCCTTGCTCGCTAAATATTCATTAATATTAAATTAAATCTTTGCGTTTAAAATCATAATTAATACTATTTCAAAACTTTATTTAAAAAGTCAATTGTTAAATTCAAAGTTTCTGTAAACCAAGGTTCTGCCGACCAGAAAGAGTGCGAAGTATCTTTGATTTCATGAAATTCTGTCGGAATATTATAACTCTTTAATTTTTTCATCATATCGTCTCTTCCTGCATGAAAACGGGGTTGAGAGCTATTAATGAAAAGGGTAGGAGGTGTATTTTTATCCACATATTCGAGAGGTGAAGCTTCTTTCCAGATTTTTGGATTGTCTTTTTGTGGATACCCCATCCAATAGGCATCGTAAGTTCCTTCTTTTCCGGATTCTTCATGAACAAAAGAAACTACGCCATCTACATTGACGATAGCCTGTAATTTAATATTTTTCCTGACTCCGACTAAAGTAGCGATCTGAGCTCCGGCAGATTCACCCAAAACCGCCATTTTCTTTTTGTTTAATGAATATGTTGAATGGTTTTTCTTTAACCATTGTATACCTGTTTCAATGTCTTCAACTCCGGCAGGGTATTTCGCGACATCAGCCAACCGGTATCCGATAGCAATCACAACGTATCCGTTTGAAGCCAGTTCCATCGCCATAAATTTTTCATTTTCCTTACTTCCGGAGATCCAGCCACCGCCATGTACCATTGCAATTCCCGGATATTTTTTTGACTGATCGAGAGGATAGTATACATCGGCTTTTAAAGAAATTCCGTTGATATTGGCATATTCTACATCGTTATCTATTTTGATATTTTGCGGTACAGGTCTGTCAATGGGTGTGATAAAAGGATATTTTTTCTTAAACTTTTCAAAAGTGCCTTCGTTGGTGTAAGGAGTGGCATTCGGTCTCTTTACCTGTCCAAATGCCATTGTCCCTACAAAAAAAATAGAAATATAAGTATGTTTTTTGCTAAAATTCATGTTATCAAATTTTAAAATTTTGAACCATTAAGAATATTAAAGGAGTTAAGTTTAATTAAGAAAATCATTTTGATTTTAAGTATTATTCAAACCAAAGCTCAGCTTAATATTCTTAAAGACTTAATCAATCTTAATGGTTTTATCTTATCCTTGATGCATTTTATTTAACTGCGTTTTTTGCCACATCTTTTCCGATGGAAAGTGAATTTTTATCGGATGTCACTTCTTTAGGAACCAATACTGCTCCTGTTTTGCTTCCTAACACTTTCACAACAGGCTTACTGGCAGATTCAAACTTCACTGTTGAAAGGTTGATGTTTTTACTGTTGTAAATGGTTGCTCCCGTTCCTTCTGAATATTTCAGTTTTACATTTTTCAATTGAATTCCGTCTGCGTCTACGATGGTTAATGCTTTTCTGGTATTAAACTGTGAATCTTCAATGACTATATTTTTAAGATTCATTTCTGCTAAACCGAATAACGTAATGGCTTCACCAGAATTGACGGCATTGATATTTTTAAAGAAAATATTTCTGAAAACAGGTGTTTCTTCTGTTACCGGATACACTTTTTCCGGCGCTTTGTTGCCTTCCTTCTTTTGGCCATCCTCTAACACAGGAGAGGCTCCTTCATAGAACATATTGAAACCAATGGTCTGTGTCGGAATATTAATCATGTCAATATTTTTAATATAAATGTTTTCAACAATTCCGCCTCTCCCGCGGGTTGTTTTAAAACGAAGACCGATATCTGTTCCGATGAAGGTACAGTCGGAAACATGGATGTTCCTTGCTCCGCCGGACATTTCACTCCCGATAACAAAACCTCCGTGACCGTGGTATACGACATTGTTTTTGACAATTACATTTTCAGTGGGTATTCCTCTTTTTCTGCCATCCAGATCTTTTCCTGATTTTATACAGATGGCATCGTCACCCACATCAAAAGTATTATCGTAAATCAAAACATTTTTACATGATTCGAGATCTACACCGTCCCCATTTTGTGAAAACCATGGATTTCTAACCGTAAGATTTCTTAAAATAACGTTGGTACACATCAATGGATGAAGATTCCATGCCGGGGAATTCTGGAAGGTAGGTCCGTCTAACAACACTTTATCACAACCGACTAAACTTACCATTACCGGACGAAGAAAATCTTTAACTGTCGTTAATTCATCTTTAGAAATTTTATCGGGGACATTGAAACTAGAACTGCTTTCAAATCCTTTTTTATAACTTTCTGAAGGGAACCATGTTTTTCCGTCTGCAGATAATAATCCGCCAGATTTCACTATATTTTTCCATTCAGATTCTGAAACTTTGCTTTTTTTGATGGCTCTCCACGCATCACCGCTTCCATCAATTACCCCTTTTCCTGTGATGGCAATATTGGTTGCATTTTTCGCGGAAATAGGAGACTGGCAGCGAATGGTATTTAATCCTTCAAAACTTACGTCGACCAAAGGATAATCTGCTTTATCTTTACTGAAAATGATGAAAGCACCTTCTTCCACGTGAAGGTTGATATTGCTTTTCAACTCAATGGGACCCGTTAACCACATTCCGCGGGGAATAACCAATTTTCCACCGCCTTTTGTACTAAGGTCTTCAATTGCTTTTTTGAAAGCTTCCGTATTTTTTACATTTCCGCCTGCAATGCCACCATATTGTGTGATAGAAACGGTGTTGGCTGCAAATGAAGTTTCTGCCACCTGAGGCATTTTAAACTCAATGTTTTTATAAATATCCAGGTTCTGAGCATATGTTTGTCCTGAAAATATCATGACTGCAGCTAAACCGATAATTGTAAGAGACTTCTTCATTTTATTTTTTCTGAGTTTTAATTACTTTTTTAAATTCCTGGTAAACAATGGAGGCCATTGCTTTTGCGCCTTCCGGCTGAAAATGGGTATTGTCTTTTTGACCCTTCGGATAGGCTTCATATACATTCTCAGGGAGATTCATGAAATAGTGATTCGTTGTAAAGTCCTGTCCTTTCTTTGTAAAATATTCCATGGATAATTTGTTTAAATCGATGTAAGGAACATTCATTTCTTTAGCAATTTCAATGGGTGCCTGAGCATATTCTCCGTGTACATTTTCCAGTTTGCCGTTTTTCCATGGATAATTTCTGGCAACGGGTGTTAAGATGATAGGATTTGCACCTTTTTGTTTTGTCTGCGTTACAAATAATCTTAAAAATTCTTTATATCCTTCAATGTTTATATACCGCTCTGTATGCTTTTCAGAACCGTCATTATGACCAAACTGCATAATGACGTAATCGTTCGGCTGCAAATGTTCATACACATATCTCCATCTTCCTTCCTGAAAAAATGTTCTGGTACTTCTTCCGCCATGCGCTCTGTCAATAACAGCAACAGAATCTGTTGTAATTGCGGGTTTCAGAAAAGCCAGACTGTCTTTTGTAAAATAGGGCTGAAAAACCTGTCCCCATCCGGTAATCGGGTAGCGGACTTTCATATAATCTTTTCCCGGTTCGTAATCTCCGGTATAATCTGCCATTGTGGAATCTCCGATAAGATAAATATGGGTGACCTTTGTATTGTGTTTTGCCATTGTCTTTTGGACGTTGTTTTGTGATTGACATGCAGACAACAGCAAAACGACGAATAAAAATGAAACTATACTATATCTTTTTTTTGTCATTGATTTTAATGAATTAGGCTCTAATTTTATCAAACCTAACAGGTTTTTAAAACCTGTTAGGTTTCTATATTGTTA is a window from the Chryseobacterium indologenes genome containing:
- a CDS encoding glycoside hydrolase family 28 protein; protein product: MKKSLTIIGLAAVMIFSGQTYAQNLDIYKNIEFKMPQVAETSFAANTVSITQYGGIAGGNVKNTEAFKKAIEDLSTKGGGKLVIPRGMWLTGPIELKSNINLHVEEGAFIIFSKDKADYPLVDVSFEGLNTIRCQSPISAKNATNIAITGKGVIDGSGDAWRAIKKSKVSESEWKNIVKSGGLLSADGKTWFPSESYKKGFESSSSFNVPDKISKDELTTVKDFLRPVMVSLVGCDKVLLDGPTFQNSPAWNLHPLMCTNVILRNLTVRNPWFSQNGDGVDLESCKNVLIYDNTFDVGDDAICIKSGKDLDGRKRGIPTENVIVKNNVVYHGHGGFVIGSEMSGGARNIHVSDCTFIGTDIGLRFKTTRGRGGIVENIYIKNIDMINIPTQTIGFNMFYEGASPVLEDGQKKEGNKAPEKVYPVTEETPVFRNIFFKNINAVNSGEAITLFGLAEMNLKNIVIEDSQFNTRKALTIVDADGIQLKNVKLKYSEGTGATIYNSKNINLSTVKFESASKPVVKVLGSKTGAVLVPKEVTSDKNSLSIGKDVAKNAVK
- a CDS encoding rhamnogalacturonan acetylesterase, with the translated sequence MAKHNTKVTHIYLIGDSTMADYTGDYEPGKDYMKVRYPITGWGQVFQPYFTKDSLAFLKPAITTDSVAVIDRAHGGRSTRTFFQEGRWRYVYEHLQPNDYVIMQFGHNDGSEKHTERYINIEGYKEFLRLFVTQTKQKGANPIILTPVARNYPWKNGKLENVHGEYAQAPIEIAKEMNVPYIDLNKLSMEYFTKKGQDFTTNHYFMNLPENVYEAYPKGQKDNTHFQPEGAKAMASIVYQEFKKVIKTQKK
- a CDS encoding alpha/beta hydrolase; protein product: MNFSKKHTYISIFFVGTMAFGQVKRPNATPYTNEGTFEKFKKKYPFITPIDRPVPQNIKIDNDVEYANINGISLKADVYYPLDQSKKYPGIAMVHGGGWISGSKENEKFMAMELASNGYVVIAIGYRLADVAKYPAGVEDIETGIQWLKKNHSTYSLNKKKMAVLGESAGAQIATLVGVRKNIKLQAIVNVDGVVSFVHEESGKEGTYDAYWMGYPQKDNPKIWKEASPLEYVDKNTPPTLFINSSQPRFHAGRDDMMKKLKSYNIPTEFHEIKDTSHSFWSAEPWFTETLNLTIDFLNKVLK